A portion of the Meiothermus sp. Pnk-1 genome contains these proteins:
- a CDS encoding gamma-glutamyltransferase family protein, translated as MNLDHYPYSSRRHVILGKRGAVATSQNLAAMAGMEMLLAGGNAADAAIAMAIALTVVEPTSNGIGSDAFALIWDGKLHGLNASGKSALHQPLAVFAGMSAVPARGWLPVTVSGAPAAWRVVHDRFGKLPFERLFAPAIRYAEEGFPVSSETARGWSRAADVFLALEGPAHRAFKETFFPGNKAPKTGEIFRSPAHAATLRELAETGCESFYTGRLAGLIADFAGDTGGYLTREDYAAYHPEWVEPIGVEYKGTTLWEIPPNTQGIAALMALKILEPMDLARHPRESAESFHLQLEAMKLAFVEVQKHVGDPRYMRLSSADLLDPNYLASRRNLILETASTPEASLPRGGTVYLCANDGELMVSFIQSNYMGFGAGVVVPGTGISLQNRGAGFTLEPGHPNQYAPAKRPFHTIIPGFLTQGGRPLGPFGVMGGHMQPQGHLQMVVNLVDYGLNPQAALDAPRWQWVKGRQVDVEQGVPEHVVQGLLARGHQVSVSPHAGYFGRGQMALKVGETLVAATEPRADGLALAW; from the coding sequence ATGAACCTTGACCATTATCCCTACTCCTCGCGCCGTCACGTGATCCTGGGCAAGCGCGGTGCGGTCGCGACCAGCCAGAACTTGGCGGCGATGGCGGGTATGGAGATGCTCCTGGCGGGAGGCAATGCGGCAGATGCCGCCATCGCGATGGCAATTGCGCTCACGGTGGTCGAACCCACCTCCAACGGCATTGGCTCGGACGCCTTTGCCCTGATCTGGGACGGTAAGCTGCACGGGCTAAACGCCTCGGGAAAGAGCGCTTTGCATCAGCCCCTGGCGGTGTTTGCCGGAATGAGCGCGGTGCCCGCCCGGGGCTGGCTGCCGGTGACGGTCTCTGGGGCCCCTGCGGCCTGGCGAGTGGTGCACGATAGGTTTGGCAAGCTGCCTTTTGAAAGACTTTTTGCCCCGGCGATTCGTTACGCGGAGGAGGGCTTCCCGGTTTCGAGCGAGACCGCCAGGGGTTGGAGCCGTGCGGCAGACGTATTTTTGGCGTTGGAGGGGCCAGCCCACCGGGCTTTCAAGGAGACGTTCTTTCCCGGGAACAAAGCCCCAAAAACCGGCGAGATCTTCCGTAGCCCGGCCCATGCCGCCACTTTGCGCGAGCTGGCCGAGACCGGCTGTGAGAGCTTCTACACCGGCCGCTTGGCGGGGCTCATCGCCGACTTCGCTGGCGACACCGGGGGCTACCTAACCCGTGAAGATTACGCCGCGTATCACCCTGAGTGGGTGGAACCCATCGGGGTGGAGTACAAGGGCACCACCCTTTGGGAGATTCCCCCCAACACCCAGGGCATCGCCGCGCTGATGGCCCTGAAAATCCTCGAGCCCATGGACCTAGCCCGTCATCCCCGCGAGTCTGCCGAGTCCTTCCACCTTCAGCTCGAGGCGATGAAGCTGGCCTTTGTGGAGGTGCAAAAGCACGTAGGCGATCCCCGGTATATGCGGCTCTCAAGCGCCGATTTGCTGGATCCAAACTACCTGGCCTCCCGCCGAAACCTAATCCTTGAAACTGCCTCCACCCCTGAAGCCAGCCTTCCTAGGGGCGGCACGGTCTATCTGTGCGCCAATGACGGGGAGCTGATGGTGAGCTTTATCCAGTCTAACTACATGGGTTTCGGGGCCGGGGTGGTAGTCCCGGGCACTGGCATCTCGCTGCAAAACCGGGGGGCGGGATTTACCCTCGAGCCGGGGCACCCCAACCAGTATGCCCCCGCTAAGCGGCCCTTCCACACCATCATTCCGGGCTTCTTAACCCAAGGCGGCAGACCTTTGGGTCCTTTCGGGGTGATGGGCGGGCACATGCAGCCGCAGGGCCACCTGCAAATGGTGGTGAACCTGGTCGACTACGGCCTCAACCCGCAGGCCGCGCTCGATGCCCCCCGCTGGCAATGGGTGAAGGGGAGGCAAGTAGACGTAGAGCAGGGGGTCCCCGAGCACGTGGTGCAGGGGTTGCTGGCCAGAGGGCACCAGGTCAGCGTAAGCCCCCACGCCGGGTACTTTGGACGGGGGCAGATGGCGCTCAAGGTAGGGGAGACGCTGGTGGCCGCGACCGAACCCCGGGCGGACGGGTTGGCGCTGGCCTGGTGA
- a CDS encoding MBL fold metallo-hydrolase, protein MSTASGIEVVPVPIPYPFQYVNCYLLLGDGAVLVDCALDTPEARGALEAGLARHGLKFADLDRLVLTHHHPDHYGLAGLIEAEGVPVYLLDVELERGHPFWSEPERMAPEGLELFRRHGVPEETLSDLGREMEKTHRRVHPPRTPQTFRDGEVLELAGERWRAVWTPGHADGHAMLLRESDGVLLAGDHVLERISPNIGRWAYSYPNPLGLYLESLERAKGLEVSLALPGHYRPLKNFRGRIEELAAHHQERLDQLLKLMNGRPQTCWELSLKLFPGELSVAQRRFAWAETLAHLEYLHLQGDIHTQESEGMVHYLL, encoded by the coding sequence ATGAGTACCGCCTCCGGCATCGAGGTTGTCCCGGTTCCTATCCCCTATCCCTTCCAATACGTCAACTGCTACTTGCTGCTGGGCGACGGCGCGGTGCTGGTAGACTGCGCGCTCGATACCCCCGAGGCCAGGGGCGCCCTCGAGGCCGGCTTAGCCCGGCATGGGCTGAAGTTCGCCGACCTGGACCGTCTGGTGCTGACCCACCACCACCCCGACCACTACGGCCTGGCCGGGCTAATCGAGGCCGAGGGGGTGCCGGTGTATCTGCTGGACGTGGAGCTCGAGCGCGGCCACCCCTTCTGGAGCGAACCCGAGAGGATGGCCCCCGAGGGCCTGGAGCTGTTCCGTCGGCACGGCGTCCCCGAGGAGACCCTGAGCGACCTGGGACGCGAGATGGAGAAGACCCACCGCCGGGTGCATCCACCCCGAACCCCCCAAACCTTCCGCGATGGGGAGGTGCTCGAGCTCGCCGGCGAGCGCTGGCGGGCGGTCTGGACCCCCGGACACGCCGACGGGCACGCCATGCTGCTGCGCGAGAGCGACGGGGTGCTGCTGGCCGGAGACCACGTGCTCGAGCGCATCTCTCCCAACATCGGCCGATGGGCCTACTCCTACCCCAACCCGCTGGGGCTCTACCTCGAGTCGCTGGAGCGGGCCAAGGGGCTCGAGGTCTCGCTGGCCCTGCCCGGCCACTACCGCCCCCTGAAAAACTTCAGGGGCCGCATCGAGGAGCTGGCCGCCCATCACCAAGAGCGCCTGGACCAGCTGCTGAAGCTGATGAACGGGCGGCCTCAAACCTGCTGGGAGCTCTCCCTAAAGCTCTTCCCCGGAGAGCTCAGCGTGGCCCAGCGCCGCTTCGCCTGGGCCGAGACCCTGGCCCACCTGGAGTACCTTCATTTGCAAGGCGACATCCATACCCAAGAAAGCGAGGGGATGGTCCATTACCTTCTCTAG
- a CDS encoding CTP synthase — protein MKYIFVTGGVVSSLGKGILTSSLGAILRARGYRVTAIKIDPYVNVDAGTMRPYEHGEVFVTGDGAETDLDIGHYERFLDVDLARGNNLTTGQVYLSVIQKERRGEYLSQTVQVIPHITDEIKDRIRRVAKEQEAEIAVVEVGGTVGDIESLPFLEAIRQFQFDEADGDVMYIHLTLVPYLPTSEEFKTKPTQHSVSALRGLGIQADAVVLRSDKLVPEEVRKKVALFANLRPSEVFSSPTVEFLYEMPLVLEEQGLGRIVEKKLGLEPIQPNLSFWQGAVRKLKHPSAEVTVAFVGKYVKMPDAYLSILEGFRHAGIANDARVNVQWVNAEEVTSLEQAAEALRGVDGVLVGPGFGIRGIEGKILCARYARENRIPYFGICLGLQVAVIEFARNVLGLEGANSTEFDPYTPHPVIDLMPEQLEVEGLGGTMRLGNWPMRIHPGTILHRLYGKDLAYERHRHRYEVNPAYVQQLIEGGLAVSAVTPGMHGRGEGLVEAIELPDHPFFVGLQSHPELASRPMRVSPPFHGFIAAALERKGQTKDLAQRLFPEATQRA, from the coding sequence ATGAAATACATATTTGTCACGGGCGGTGTGGTGAGCAGTTTGGGCAAGGGCATCCTGACCTCCTCGCTGGGCGCGATTTTGCGGGCTAGGGGCTATCGGGTCACGGCCATCAAGATTGACCCTTACGTCAACGTGGACGCGGGAACCATGCGGCCTTATGAGCACGGGGAGGTCTTCGTGACCGGCGACGGGGCCGAGACCGACCTCGACATCGGCCACTACGAGCGCTTTTTGGATGTAGACCTGGCCCGTGGCAACAACCTCACCACCGGCCAGGTTTACCTCTCGGTGATCCAGAAGGAGCGCCGGGGCGAGTACCTCTCCCAGACGGTCCAGGTGATCCCCCACATCACCGACGAAATCAAGGACCGCATCCGCCGGGTGGCCAAGGAGCAGGAGGCCGAGATCGCGGTGGTGGAGGTGGGGGGCACGGTGGGCGACATCGAGAGCCTGCCCTTCCTCGAGGCCATTCGCCAGTTCCAGTTCGACGAGGCCGACGGCGACGTGATGTACATCCACCTCACGCTGGTGCCCTACCTGCCCACTTCCGAGGAGTTCAAGACCAAGCCCACCCAGCACTCGGTCTCGGCGCTGCGGGGTTTGGGCATCCAGGCCGACGCGGTGGTGCTGCGCTCGGACAAGCTGGTGCCCGAGGAGGTGCGCAAGAAGGTGGCCCTCTTCGCCAACCTGCGCCCCAGCGAGGTCTTCTCCAGCCCCACCGTGGAGTTCCTCTATGAGATGCCGCTGGTGCTCGAGGAGCAGGGCCTGGGCCGGATCGTGGAGAAGAAGCTGGGCTTGGAGCCCATCCAGCCCAACCTCAGCTTCTGGCAGGGCGCGGTGCGCAAGCTCAAGCACCCCTCGGCCGAGGTCACGGTGGCCTTCGTGGGCAAGTACGTCAAGATGCCCGATGCCTACCTCTCTATCCTCGAGGGCTTCCGCCACGCGGGGATCGCCAACGACGCCCGGGTGAACGTGCAGTGGGTCAACGCCGAGGAGGTCACCAGCCTCGAGCAGGCCGCCGAGGCCCTGCGTGGGGTGGATGGGGTGCTGGTGGGGCCGGGCTTCGGCATCCGCGGCATCGAGGGCAAGATCCTGTGCGCCCGCTACGCCCGTGAGAACCGCATCCCCTACTTCGGCATCTGCCTGGGGTTGCAGGTCGCGGTGATCGAGTTCGCCCGTAACGTGCTGGGCCTGGAGGGGGCCAACTCCACCGAGTTCGACCCCTACACCCCCCACCCCGTCATCGACCTGATGCCCGAGCAGCTCGAGGTCGAAGGGTTGGGCGGCACCATGCGGCTGGGCAACTGGCCCATGCGCATCCACCCCGGAACCATCCTGCACCGGCTCTACGGCAAGGACCTGGCCTACGAGCGCCACCGCCACCGCTACGAGGTCAACCCCGCCTACGTGCAGCAGCTTATCGAGGGGGGCCTCGCCGTCTCGGCGGTCACGCCGGGGATGCACGGGCGCGGCGAGGGCCTGGTAGAGGCCATCGAACTGCCCGATCACCCCTTTTTCGTCGGCCTGCAATCCCATCCCGAGCTCGCCAGCCGCCCCATGCGGGTCTCGCCCCCGTTCCATGGTTTTATTGCAGCAGCGCTCGAGCGCAAGGGCCAGACCAAGGACCTGGCGCAGCGGCTATTTCCGGAGGCTACGCAGCGGGCTTGA
- a CDS encoding ATP-binding protein, with the protein MRDLFPALPTLPYQALLYRDLPAGEPWGWLMAQWLLEADTLARKILQGGPELTPGLTELARQALYALDIERNRLRAQHPIADLGTRAPHPAEQSALEALESLDPNALQRLYQIHGYAPFANHTAFFYDTQLQPVAHPDPVGFEELVGFERQLGLLRRNVERFLRGEPALPTLLYGARGSGKSTSVKALRTHYAAQGLRLVEVLAEGLERLPELLEQLRVLPQKFVLYLDDLAFPAEDHRFHRLKALLEGAVYAKPPNVLVIATSNRRNLVAEGWADRPEPGSEPSAWDTLQDKLALADRFGLVLTFPPFDKKLYLEAVAHLLGRALEEEDTQAALRFAQEGRGFSGRTARAFVNWYI; encoded by the coding sequence ATGCGCGATCTATTCCCAGCCCTGCCAACCCTCCCTTATCAGGCCCTCCTCTATCGTGACCTCCCAGCGGGTGAGCCCTGGGGCTGGCTGATGGCTCAATGGTTGTTAGAAGCCGATACCCTGGCGCGGAAAATCCTCCAGGGAGGCCCCGAGCTGACCCCTGGGCTGACCGAACTCGCCCGGCAAGCCCTCTATGCCCTTGACATCGAACGCAATCGGCTGCGGGCGCAGCATCCCATCGCCGACTTAGGGACTCGAGCCCCTCACCCTGCCGAACAATCCGCCCTCGAGGCGCTGGAAAGCCTCGATCCCAATGCCCTACAGCGGCTGTACCAGATCCACGGCTACGCCCCTTTCGCCAACCACACCGCCTTCTTCTACGACACCCAGCTACAGCCGGTCGCCCACCCTGACCCGGTCGGCTTTGAGGAACTGGTGGGCTTCGAACGACAGCTAGGGCTCTTGCGCCGTAACGTGGAGCGCTTCCTGCGCGGTGAGCCGGCGCTCCCGACGCTGCTTTACGGGGCGCGGGGCAGCGGCAAGTCCACCTCGGTGAAGGCCTTGCGCACCCACTATGCTGCGCAAGGGCTGCGGCTGGTGGAGGTGCTGGCCGAGGGGCTCGAGCGCTTGCCAGAGTTGCTCGAGCAACTGCGGGTGTTGCCACAAAAGTTCGTGCTCTACCTCGACGACTTGGCCTTCCCCGCCGAGGATCACCGCTTTCACCGACTCAAGGCGCTTTTGGAGGGAGCCGTGTATGCCAAGCCGCCTAACGTATTGGTGATCGCCACCTCCAACCGGCGCAACCTGGTGGCCGAGGGATGGGCCGACCGCCCTGAACCCGGCTCCGAGCCCTCAGCCTGGGACACCTTGCAGGACAAGCTAGCCCTAGCCGACCGCTTCGGCTTGGTGCTGACCTTTCCCCCTTTCGACAAAAAACTCTATCTCGAAGCGGTCGCCCATCTGCTGGGGAGAGCGCTCGAGGAAGAAGACACCCAGGCCGCCCTGCGCTTCGCCCAGGAGGGCCGGGGCTTCTCCGGCCGCACCGCCCGCGCCTTTGTCAACTGGTACATCTGA
- a CDS encoding ABC transporter ATP-binding protein — translation MAQLAVENVTLSFGGLNALSGVSLEVSPGELVSIIGPNGAGKTSLLNCISGFYHPSRGRIEFEGHDLTHAAPHTVARYGVARAFQNIELFTGLTVLENLMLARHIYTRYGLLANLWVYGKALKVAVENRKVVEEVIDFMELEPYRKALVGDLPYGVRKRVEVARALSLSPKLLLLDEPMAGMTLEEKEDMVRFILDIRAERGTTVILIEHDLGVVMDISDRVYVLDFGQVIAAGTPGEVARNPRVQEAYVGVEHA, via the coding sequence TTGGCACAACTCGCGGTAGAGAACGTCACCCTGAGCTTTGGCGGCCTCAACGCCTTGAGTGGGGTCTCGCTCGAGGTGAGCCCAGGAGAATTGGTCTCGATAATCGGGCCCAACGGAGCGGGGAAGACCAGCCTGCTTAACTGTATCTCGGGGTTTTATCATCCCTCTCGGGGCCGCATCGAGTTCGAGGGCCACGACCTCACCCACGCCGCTCCCCATACCGTCGCCCGGTATGGGGTAGCTCGGGCTTTCCAAAACATCGAACTGTTCACCGGCCTGACCGTGCTGGAAAACCTCATGCTGGCCCGCCACATCTACACCCGCTATGGCTTATTGGCCAACCTCTGGGTTTACGGCAAGGCGCTCAAGGTCGCGGTAGAAAACCGCAAAGTCGTCGAGGAAGTGATCGACTTCATGGAGCTCGAGCCCTACCGCAAAGCCTTGGTGGGAGACCTTCCCTACGGGGTGAGGAAGCGGGTAGAGGTGGCGCGGGCGCTTTCGCTTTCGCCCAAACTCCTGCTTTTGGATGAGCCGATGGCCGGGATGACCCTCGAGGAGAAGGAGGACATGGTGCGTTTCATCCTCGACATCCGGGCAGAGCGGGGCACCACCGTCATCCTCATCGAGCATGATCTGGGCGTGGTGATGGATATCTCCGACCGGGTATATGTGCTCGATTTTGGCCAGGTGATCGCGGCGGGAACCCCTGGGGAGGTAGCCCGAAACCCCCGGGTGCAGGAGGCCTACGTGGGGGTAGAGCATGCGTAA
- a CDS encoding long-chain fatty acid--CoA ligase, which translates to MRKPSLKPSAIIRPTPELKRYTLPQLLRARARHEGDRVALRQKDYGIWNEITYAQYYQKVLGFAHGLLALGFQPGERLAIIADNIPEWLYAELGTQAVGGISAGVYQSSLPAEIAYVLDYTGAAFVLAEDQEQVDKLLEIRSEIPGVRKVIYEDPRGMRAYAGDPWILSFAEVLRLGEEHARAHPGAVEALIERGKPEDICHLSLTSGTTGRPKAAMLMHKNLIHMGVALQQIDPLEPSDDYLSFLPFAWIGEQMMSVGMALAGGFAVNFPESVDTAMADLKEIGPHVMFSPPRVWEGIQSSIWVRISETYAFNRWVYRKLLEVGYRAAEYRMRGKAMPLGLRLTYWLADQALFKPLRDQLGFLRLRRAYTGGAALGPDVFRFYHAIGVNLKQIYGQTEIIGIAFVHRDGDIRADTVGKPIPGGEVKISPSGEILARSDAVVAGYWKRPEATAETFADGWLHTGDAGYLTEDGHLVVIDRVSDVMHTAAGQMFSPQFIENKLKFSPFIKEAVVFGDQKPYLTAFINVDPQTVGKWAEDRGIAYTTYMDLSQKPEVAELIRKEVKAVNETLPETLRIQRFVLLYKLLDADDDELTRTGKVRRKLIQQRYEPIVAGLYSGADRVRVEALFKYQDGSLQRLETEVAVLQAELSQELVTG; encoded by the coding sequence ATGCGTAAGCCAAGCCTAAAGCCCTCTGCGATCATCCGACCCACCCCAGAGCTCAAGCGCTACACGCTGCCGCAGTTGCTTCGCGCCAGGGCGCGGCACGAGGGGGATCGTGTGGCGCTGCGGCAGAAAGACTACGGCATCTGGAATGAGATCACCTACGCCCAGTACTATCAGAAAGTTTTGGGGTTTGCCCATGGGCTGTTGGCCTTGGGGTTCCAGCCGGGGGAGCGGTTGGCGATCATCGCCGATAACATCCCGGAGTGGCTGTACGCCGAGCTGGGGACCCAGGCGGTAGGCGGCATCTCGGCGGGGGTGTACCAGTCCTCGTTGCCTGCGGAAATCGCCTATGTACTGGACTATACCGGGGCGGCCTTCGTGTTGGCCGAGGACCAGGAGCAAGTAGACAAGCTGCTGGAGATCCGCTCGGAGATCCCTGGGGTGCGCAAGGTAATCTATGAAGACCCCAGGGGCATGCGCGCCTACGCGGGTGACCCCTGGATACTTTCGTTCGCCGAGGTGTTGCGTTTGGGGGAAGAGCACGCCCGCGCCCATCCGGGTGCGGTGGAAGCGCTGATCGAGCGGGGAAAACCCGAGGATATCTGTCACCTCTCGCTTACCTCCGGCACCACCGGCAGACCCAAAGCCGCCATGCTGATGCACAAGAACCTGATCCACATGGGCGTGGCGTTACAACAGATCGACCCCCTCGAGCCCAGCGACGATTACCTCTCCTTTCTTCCCTTCGCCTGGATCGGCGAGCAGATGATGTCGGTGGGAATGGCCCTGGCTGGGGGCTTCGCGGTGAACTTCCCGGAATCGGTAGACACCGCCATGGCGGACCTCAAGGAGATCGGGCCACACGTGATGTTTAGCCCACCCAGGGTGTGGGAGGGAATCCAGAGCAGCATCTGGGTGCGCATCTCCGAGACCTATGCTTTCAACCGCTGGGTTTACCGAAAGCTGCTCGAGGTGGGTTACCGGGCTGCCGAGTACCGCATGCGCGGCAAAGCCATGCCCTTGGGGCTGCGGCTGACCTACTGGCTGGCTGATCAGGCCCTCTTCAAGCCCCTGCGCGATCAGCTCGGCTTCTTACGCCTGCGCCGGGCTTACACCGGAGGGGCGGCCTTAGGCCCGGACGTGTTTCGCTTCTATCACGCCATCGGGGTCAACCTCAAGCAGATCTACGGCCAGACCGAGATCATCGGCATCGCTTTCGTACATCGAGACGGAGATATACGTGCGGACACCGTGGGCAAGCCCATCCCCGGCGGCGAGGTCAAAATCAGCCCATCGGGCGAGATCCTGGCCCGCTCCGACGCCGTGGTAGCGGGATATTGGAAGAGGCCGGAGGCAACCGCCGAAACCTTCGCAGATGGTTGGTTGCACACCGGGGATGCCGGTTACCTCACCGAGGACGGTCACCTGGTGGTGATCGACCGGGTGTCGGATGTGATGCATACCGCTGCGGGGCAGATGTTCAGCCCGCAGTTTATCGAGAACAAGCTCAAGTTCTCGCCCTTCATCAAGGAGGCGGTGGTCTTCGGGGACCAGAAGCCCTACCTGACCGCCTTCATCAACGTGGACCCACAAACCGTGGGTAAGTGGGCCGAGGACCGGGGCATCGCCTATACCACCTACATGGACCTTTCGCAAAAGCCCGAGGTGGCCGAGCTGATTCGTAAGGAAGTCAAGGCGGTCAACGAGACGTTGCCCGAGACCTTGCGCATCCAACGCTTCGTGCTCCTCTACAAGCTTCTAGACGCCGACGACGACGAGCTCACCCGCACCGGCAAGGTGCGCCGCAAGCTCATCCAGCAGCGCTACGAACCCATCGTTGCTGGGTTGTACAGCGGGGCCGACAGGGTGCGGGTAGAGGCCCTTTTCAAGTACCAGGACGGCTCGCTGCAGCGGCTCGAGACCGAGGTGGCGGTGTTGCAGGCTGAGCTTTCCCAAGAACTGGTGACGGGTTGA
- a CDS encoding branched-chain amino acid ABC transporter permease, with translation MRDFLQLLVSGVAVGSIYALAALGFVLIYKSSRVINFAHGQFIAIGAFAAYALATWARLPFWLAALLAILVTAGLGFAVERVFLKRMVGQPIISVIMVTIGLASVLDGLMYLTPFGSGNFSYPPFLPSGGISLGGVSLPYTQLLAIGFAAAFLLLFTWFFQRSILGVSMRAVADDQMASMSLGVSVERVFALAWAVAGLTAAAAGIVVGTVSGLNQGGLIGIGLAVFPAAILGGLDSVPGAVVGGVVIGVLQQLAAGYLNRFVPGGGTEYVLPFVVLLVMLWFRPYGLFGLEEIERV, from the coding sequence ATGAGGGACTTTCTGCAGCTTTTGGTCTCAGGGGTCGCGGTGGGCTCGATCTACGCCCTGGCGGCTTTAGGATTCGTGCTCATCTACAAATCCAGCCGGGTGATTAACTTCGCCCATGGCCAGTTCATCGCCATAGGGGCCTTCGCAGCCTATGCCTTGGCGACTTGGGCCAGGTTGCCCTTCTGGCTGGCGGCCCTGCTGGCGATTCTGGTCACGGCTGGGTTGGGGTTCGCGGTCGAGAGGGTTTTTCTCAAGCGCATGGTAGGTCAGCCGATCATCTCGGTGATCATGGTGACGATCGGCCTAGCCTCGGTGTTGGACGGGCTGATGTACCTGACCCCCTTCGGCTCGGGCAACTTCAGCTATCCGCCCTTTCTGCCTTCGGGCGGGATTTCCCTAGGGGGAGTGAGCCTCCCTTACACCCAGCTGCTGGCGATCGGATTCGCCGCCGCCTTTTTGTTGTTGTTCACCTGGTTCTTTCAGCGCTCGATCCTGGGGGTTTCGATGCGGGCCGTGGCCGACGACCAGATGGCCTCGATGAGCTTGGGCGTCTCGGTGGAGCGGGTCTTCGCGTTGGCCTGGGCCGTAGCGGGGCTCACCGCGGCGGCGGCAGGCATCGTGGTGGGAACGGTCTCCGGGCTCAACCAGGGGGGATTGATCGGGATCGGCTTGGCGGTGTTCCCGGCGGCGATTCTGGGCGGTCTGGACTCCGTCCCAGGGGCAGTGGTGGGGGGAGTGGTCATCGGCGTGTTGCAACAGCTCGCCGCGGGATACCTCAACCGGTTTGTCCCTGGAGGTGGAACCGAGTACGTGCTGCCCTTTGTAGTGCTGTTGGTGATGCTTTGGTTCAGGCCCTATGGGCTTTTTGGCCTCGAGGAGATCGAGCGGGTATGA
- a CDS encoding branched-chain amino acid ABC transporter permease: MRNPWAQTGNYRTRYEQDVTIFATYREIVSVVVLLAALCLLPLWLERSQVLVLDFIFIYAIAVLGLNITTGYAGLINVGQAAFVGVGAYTAALTAPYLPFWLSVPLGGVIAAGFGWVVGLPSLRVKHLYLALATLAFQEIFVWSVGRIPALAQGAAIPVEMRNFLGYEISFRNHNFFWYYVILLVLVLLVIAWRNLLRGKYGRALIAVRDNDRAADAMGMDPGRTKLFAFALGALYGGVAGGLLAYLQRAVVIEEFTLAKSVTFLAMAIVGGLGTVVGSLLGPAFIEYLRLGVERLSEAIKNNPSVQQVIPAGVDLASALLPLTFGLVIVLFLVFEPRGLYNWWRLIRSYFRTWPFKY; encoded by the coding sequence ATGCGTAACCCCTGGGCCCAGACCGGCAACTACCGCACCCGCTACGAGCAGGACGTCACGATCTTCGCTACCTACCGAGAGATCGTTTCGGTGGTGGTGTTGTTGGCCGCCCTTTGCCTGTTGCCGCTATGGCTCGAGCGCTCTCAGGTGCTGGTGCTCGATTTTATCTTCATTTACGCCATCGCGGTCTTGGGGCTCAACATCACCACCGGTTATGCGGGGCTCATCAACGTGGGCCAAGCTGCCTTCGTGGGAGTGGGAGCGTACACGGCGGCCCTGACTGCCCCCTACTTGCCTTTTTGGCTGAGCGTGCCTTTGGGGGGGGTGATCGCAGCGGGCTTTGGCTGGGTGGTTGGGCTTCCTAGCCTGCGGGTCAAACACCTCTACTTGGCCTTGGCCACCCTAGCGTTTCAGGAAATTTTCGTCTGGTCAGTCGGGCGCATCCCGGCCCTGGCTCAGGGAGCGGCCATCCCGGTGGAGATGCGTAACTTCCTGGGCTACGAGATCAGTTTTCGCAACCACAATTTCTTCTGGTATTACGTGATCCTCTTGGTGTTAGTGCTCCTGGTGATCGCCTGGCGCAACCTCCTGCGAGGGAAGTACGGGCGGGCTTTGATTGCGGTGCGCGACAACGACCGCGCGGCCGACGCGATGGGTATGGACCCAGGGCGCACCAAGCTGTTTGCTTTCGCCCTGGGGGCTTTGTATGGGGGGGTCGCCGGGGGGCTTTTGGCGTACCTCCAACGGGCGGTAGTGATCGAGGAATTCACCCTAGCCAAATCGGTGACCTTCCTGGCGATGGCCATCGTGGGAGGATTGGGAACCGTGGTGGGGAGCCTTCTTGGTCCGGCGTTCATCGAGTACCTGCGGCTTGGGGTGGAGCGGCTTTCCGAGGCCATCAAAAACAATCCCTCCGTCCAGCAGGTGATCCCGGCGGGGGTGGACCTGGCTTCGGCTTTGCTCCCGCTGACCTTTGGCCTGGTGATTGTGCTCTTTCTGGTCTTCGAGCCTAGGGGGCTTTACAACTGGTGGCGGCTCATCCGCAGCTACTTCCGCACCTGGCCGTTCAAGTACTAG